Proteins encoded by one window of Procambarus clarkii isolate CNS0578487 chromosome 92, FALCON_Pclarkii_2.0, whole genome shotgun sequence:
- the LOC138349513 gene encoding uncharacterized protein codes for MSLLSSITCGCGSARSGSVGGAGGGSGPACHEGTHSEEACGDGHSYRMRSWVAVLVVLVTVTAAEKLGNIEVITRGELGQEGHTPPTSSLVLGDSEARLRVKNDPPPPPPISYLPPVQTPLPIEPTGVPGGVPGVAPGGVYVPPVFTPVAAPSPGQAPTGLYGPPPQESFASLDNSPVAVGGIGINPGVSTNIGGEYDETYVDTSDDTESRPEGFLSSLRNSKFAVLGGVLGAKAAVAQGFKNAKESFVSGITSAVAAKSAAFSSLKSGTSSNQDSYENDDGETYGVGQYQEDNDGGKYQGSYGSGQYQGSYGSGQYQGSYGAGEYQGNLGSGQYQGNLGSGQYQGNLGSGQYQGNLGSGQYQGNLGSGQYQGNLGSGQYQGSYSGGEYQGNLGSGSSDGLVEVGGGAVTPVTPVPLPVSTYPIYPPYPQPVYSKPIYSLALYPVEPVYRPTFNPFASIQAKVEGIKAKVEGIAQAKAAAVVGAIAKFEAAKANLKNKFTSGFQKGVTTYQSNPTKPIYPSYQVNLAKPNSQTYSDKTYPTKPTNPTNPTSPVNLTYQTNQTNQSYSTNQSYSTKSTYPLSQGGLRVKALPKVRAPFYAVQPVYLYSYGRRPW; via the exons GATGAGGTCGTGGGTggcggtgctggtggtgctggtgacggtGACGGCGGCGGAGAAGCTGGGCAACATAGAGGTCATCACCAGAGGGGAGCTGGGCCAGGAGGGTCACACGCCCCCCACAAG ttCTCTGGTTCTGGGTGACAGTGAGGCAAGATTACGTGTTAAAAATGACCCCCCGCCGCCTCCTCCAATCAGCTACCTGCCTCCGGTACAG ACGCCGTTGCCCATTGAGCCAACTGGGGTGCCTGGAGGAGTACCTGGGGTGGCACCTGGAGGGGTGTATGTCCCCCCGGTCTTCACCCCGGTGGCAGCACCCTCCCCAGGCCAGGCCCCGACCGGCCTCTACGGACCCCCGCCCCAGGAGTCATTCGCTAGCTTGGACAACTCCCCTGTGGCTGTCGGAG GTATCGGCATCAACCCTGGGGTATCTACCAACATTGGTGGGGAATATGATGAGACATACGTGGACACTAGCGATGACACGGAATCACGTCCAGAAGGGTTCCTCTCCAGTCTGAGGAACTCCAAATTTGCTGTGCTCGGTGGGGTGCTGGGTGCCAAGGCTGCCGTGGCACAGGGCTTCAAGAATGCCAAGGAGTCCTTCGTGTCGG GCATCACCAGTGCCGTCGCAGCCAAGAGTGCCGCTTTCAGCAGCCTCAAGTCTGGCACGAGTTCTAACCAAGACAGTTACgagaatgatgatggtgagacctATGGCGTTGGGCAGTACCAAGAGGACAATGATGGTGGAAAGTACCAGGGAAGCTATGGCAGTGGACAGTACCAGGGAAGCTATGGCAGTGGACAGTACCAGGGAAGTTATGGTGCTGGAGAATATCAAGGAAACCTTGGCAGTGGACAATACCAGGGAAACCTTGGCAGTGGACAATACCAGGGAAACCTTGGCAGTGGACAATACCAGGGAAACCTTGGCAGTGGACAATACCAGGGAAACCTTGGCAGTGGACAATACCAGGGAAACCTTGGCAGTGGACAATACCAGGGAAGTTACAGCGGTGGAGAGTATCAAGGAAATCTTGGGAGTGGTTCTAGTGACGGGCTGGTAGAAGTTGGCGGAGGGGCTGTGACACCAGTGACACCGGTTCCTCTTCCGGTCAGCACATACCCTATCTACCCTCCATATCCACAGCCTGTCTACTCTAAACCCATCTACTCTCTGGCACTCTACCCTGTTGAGCCAGTCTACCGTCCCACTTTT AACCCCTTCGCCAGCATTCAAGCTAAAGTAGAGGGCATCAAAGCTAAGGTGGAGGGCATTGCACAAGCTAAGGCAGCGGCAGTAGTTGGTGCCATTGCCAAGTTCGAGGCAGCCAAGGCAAACCTGAAGAACAAGTTCACATCTGGATTCCAGAAAGGCGTCACAACCTACCAGTCAAATCCAACCAAACCAATTTACCCGTCCTACCAGGTTAACTTGGCTAAGCCAAATTCCCAGACCTATTCAGATAAAACCTACCCAACTAAGCCAACCAATCCGACTAATCCAACCTCTCCAGTTAATCTGACCTACCAGACAAACCAGACTAATCAAAGTTACTCAACCAACCAGAGTTATTCAACTAAGTCGACCTACCCACTCTCCCAAGGAGGACTCAGAGTGAAG GCATTGCCCAAGGTGAGGGCACCTTTCTACGCCGTCCAGCCTGTTTACCTTTACTCATATGGCCGCCGCCCGTGGTAG